One stretch of Vulpes lagopus strain Blue_001 chromosome X, ASM1834538v1, whole genome shotgun sequence DNA includes these proteins:
- the TCEANC gene encoding transcription elongation factor A N-terminal and central domain-containing protein, which produces MSDKNQIAASASLIEQLLSKRNFEDLGNHLTDLETLCVTKEDLQETIVVRAVYRVLKHCPLVALKKKAKHLLSEWKALYKKDLHFKPRDKSFPTGRNEENSRLSHDPSQDELSGGSSSNSSSHSVAEAIEMIVPENSTSQTEPTEEHFRGGDPKSTAQRSSELLDPMVPVRAKCTELLYEALTSPFTEQPKADVWRNFAREIEEHIFTLHSKNLKKYKTCVRSKVANLRNPKNSHLQQNLLSGTMSPREFAKMTVMEMANKELKQLRASYTESCIQEHHLPQAIEGTHTRKIKCRRCEKFNCKVTVIARGTLFLPSWVRNSNPDEEMMTYVICNECGEQWYHSKWVCL; this is translated from the coding sequence ATGTCTGACAAGAACCAGATAGCTGCCAGTGCCTCCCTTATTGAGCAACTGCTGTCTAAAAGGAATTTTGAGGATCTTGGCAACCACCTTACTGACCTGGAGACTCTGTGTGTGACGAAAGAAGATCTCCAGGAGACCATTGTGGTCAGGGCTGTGTACAGAGTCCTCAAACACTGCCCCTTGGTGgctttgaaaaagaaagccaagcaCTTGCTGTCAGAATGGAAAGCTCTTTATAAAAAGGATCTCCACTTCAAACCGAGGGACAAATCTTTCCCTACgggtagaaatgaagaaaactcaAGACTTTCTCATGACCCAAGTCAGGATGAGCTATCAGGCGGCTCCAGCTCTAATTCTTCATCCCACAGTGTTGCAGAAGCCATTGAAATGATTGTGCCTGAAAATAGCACAAGTCAGACGGAACCTACGGAGGAGCATTTCAGGGGCGGTGACCCTAAATCCACTGCCCAGAGATCCAGTGAgttgctggatcccatggtaccTGTGAGAGCTAAATGCACAGAGCTTCTTTATGAAGCTTTAACTAGTCCTTTCACAGAGCAGCCCAAAGCTGATGTGTGGCGAAACTTTGCAAGAGAAATTGAAGAGCACATTTTTACCCTTCATTCCAAGAacctcaaaaaatacaaaacttgtGTGAGAAGCAAAGTTGCCAATCTGAGGAACCCCAAAAATTCTCACTTACAACAAAACCTGCTCTCTGGAACCATGTCTCCAAGAGAATTCGCCAAGATGACTGTGATGGAAATGGCAAACAAGGAACTGAAGCAGTTGAGAGCCTCCTACACGGAATCTTGCATACAGGAGCATCACCTTCCCCAAGCGATCGAGggcacacacacaagaaaaataaaatgcagacgCTGTGAGAAGTTCAATTGCAAGGTCACCGTAATCGCCAGAGGCACACTTTTCCTTCCAAGTTGGGTACGGAATTCAAATCCAGATGAGGAGATGATGACCTATGTGATCTGTAACGAATGTGGGGAGCAGTGGTACCATAGCAAGTGGGTGTGCTTATAA